The DNA region ATGAGTGACCGCGAGACAAACTTTGCGCCCATTGCGCCTCCATAGAGGCCTTTGCTGTAAAAAAAATCTAATCGCAACGAGCGCAAACCCGCCTGCCGCGGGCAGGGAAGACGCAATGCCCGCCTGCCTCAATTCAACCACGCACTCCTTAGCTTATCCAGCAGCGGCAACAGATTCTCGCGCTGGCGAATTCCGGGAAAACGCGGTTCCAGCAGTTGTCGTTACGGTGCAGGAGGAATGACACAAGAGCCACAAAGGTGCCGGGATTAGCGAATAATGTTGGAACGTGCCGACCAGCGTAAGGATAAGGTATTCCATTGGTGTTTAAATAATTTCTATCTTGCAACTCTGGTTTAATATGGGAATACTTTGATTCGGGTTTGGTTTTTTTTCGCAATGGTTTTTGTGCTTTCAGGTAAAGAAGTGAGTGGGCAATCGCACCACCTCGGTCTTTCTGGTGGTGTGAATTATTCAACTTTAAACAGCTTGAAAAACACAGGTTTTGTTGATCTTTGGCAAGTAGGTCCATCACTTGGTATCACTTATGAATCGCGCTTTACGAAATACTTCTTTTTGGAAACGGGCTTGATGTACAATAAACGAGGAGCCGGACAAACCGTTGGTATGCTTAACGGAGAATCACCATCAACGGACGAAAGGCTTTTTATGGAACTCAATCACCACTATATTAGTGTTCCTGTTTCGATTGGTATGCGAACCGGAAACAGAGTTGCTCCCTTTGCGCAATTTGGCACCGTGTTTTCAAGAATTCTCAAATCCTACAACTATTTCCACCCTTTTCAAGCATGGAATAATACCGGGTATAGCAGAAATTCAATAGGTTCTCATGCACCCTTTGATTTTACAATGATGCTTCGGGTTGGCGTTATTGCGGAAATCAGTAGTCGCATAGAAGTCTTGGCGAGCGCCACCTTTGAACATGCAATCTTTGGATTGGATATTGCTGCTGGAAATCAGCACATGGGATTTTTGGGGCATATCGGTTTAAAATACCGGATTGGTAAATCTTTGGAATAGGGTGGCATGAGAGGAGCCCAGCTGCCCTCATGTCAACGCCTCCCCCCCGCGCCGTATCCAACAGTTCCATCCTATTCTTCCGTTCATTGAATTCGGGAAAGACGCTGTTCGAGCAGTTGTAAAACGAGAATTTCTTAACTTTCAGTCAAATTGTTGACGATGAACATTGAAGAAGTAAAGGGTCGAATAATCAGTCAAGTGGAGCGTATGGATGATGCTGACTTCCTTGCGGCCATTATGCAGCTTTTGGACACTCGTTCCGCTTCCGGGCAATACCAGCTAAGCGACGAGCAAAAAAACAGGGTAGCTGAAGCCCGTGCGGAATTTGCGGCGGGGAAATCTGTTTCCGGGGATGAGCTAATGAAAGATGTCGAAAAATGGCTCGACAAAGAATAGTTTGTCAACCTTTGCGGTTCTGCGCCTTAGCGTGCAACTTTTTTTCTCGCAAACCTGACTGACGGCAGTCAGGGTCGCAAAGGCGGCAAGGAAGCAAGGTCTAGGGTTGCGTTTATAAATTTTTCCGATTCGGGTTCTGCCGGTTGTCAAAAAGCGTAATGAGTTCGATTTGGTTTTTCCGCACGCGGTAATAAAGACTGGTTTGTTTTGATAAAACACATTTTCTGATATCCTTGTGTTTTAGTGACCGCTGGAATATTTCTGGCCGATGGGCAATTTGATCAAGAATCGTCAGCAAATGAGCATTAACTTTCCGGGCACTTGGCAACCCCCATTTTTCGATCAGGTAGCCCATTAGCTCCAGATAATCCTTTCTGGCTCGGGCTGACCATATAATCTCACGTTTCACAACCCGTATTTCTTCTTGGCTTCTGCCACAACCTGGTCATGCGGAACGCCTTCACCTTTGTCCAATTCTTCAAGGCCTTCGCGAATGGACCGGGCTTCTTCAGCACTGAGGCTATCCCACCAATCAGCATCTTCGTTGCGAAGTTGTTTGATTTTGGCGATTACGTTTTCATCGGTGAGTTGTAATAACCACTGAATGAGATCGAGTTTTTCCGCTTTGATATCCATAACAAATTGCATGAGTGCAGTTCAAAGATAGGAAAATAGGTTGGAGGGAAAGATCAGGGGTTGAGTTTCTGTGAAGCGCCCATTGCGCCTCCCTGTCCGTCCGGCGGGCATAGCGGCCATTGCCTGCCTGCCGGCCAGGCAGGCGGTAAAAAACCTAACCGCAAAGTTCGCAAGGGGTTACGCAAGGATCGCAAGCCCGCCCCCCTCAATTCAACCACTCACTCCTCAGCGCTTCCAACACCGGCAACAGGTTCTCGCGCTGGTCGAATTCAGGAAAAACGCGGTTCCAGCAGTGGTTGTAGAGTGCGAGACCAGATGGGTTCAGGAATTTCATAAACGACGATACCATCTCAAAATCCCACGGGATGACGGTGTTGTGCGAGATAGCGGTAGGATCGAGTTTGTTGATCCGGGGATGAGCTGATGAAGAATGTCGAAAAATGGCTCAAAACGAAGTAGTTTGGTCGTAGAAAGCCGGGTTTGAACTGTATGAAGTGCTTGATGCGGTGGCGAATTTCTTTTCGCGTTTGCGCTCTGGGTTTTGATTAAAACGTCTAAATAAACCTTTCCAAAAAAGCAGCCTTCCGCAACCGACTTACGGCATGTTGTGTGCCGTCCACCATTTCAACCATGTTATCACTACGGTGAAAAGCGGTGACGTGCCGCAGGTTGACGACTGTGCTTTGGTGAATGCGGAAAAAACCGAATTCGTTGAGCAATTGCTCATAATCGCCAAGGGTTTTGGTGGCGAGTATGCGTTTGCCGTCGCGCAGAATAAAGTTGGTGTAGTTCCGGTCACCTTCCAGCCGAATGATTTCTTCGATATCCACCACGCGAAATCCTTCCATGTTGGAGATGACCAGCTTGCTGATCTTGCGGTCGCTGCCATAGTTTTCAATCAGGATTTTGAGCCGTTTACGGGCGTCGTTCCGATCCTCGGTAGATTTTTTCACCAATGATTCAATCACCTCGCGCAGGGCGCTGATTTTAACCGGCTTCATCAG from Cryomorphaceae bacterium includes:
- a CDS encoding type II toxin-antitoxin system RelE/ParE family toxin, whose amino-acid sequence is MKREIIWSARARKDYLELMGYLIEKWGLPSARKVNAHLLTILDQIAHRPEIFQRSLKHKDIRKCVLSKQTSLYYRVRKNQIELITLFDNRQNPNRKNL
- a CDS encoding DNA-binding response regulator, translated to MIKAIIIDDEEDARFMLRSLIERHFADKVEIAGEADSVSGGIEMINRHKPELVFLDIRMNRETGFDLLKAIDNKDFEVVFVTAYDEYAVNAFRFSAMGYLMKPVKISALREVIESLVKKSTEDRNDARKRLKILIENYGSDRKISKLVISNMEGFRVVDIEEIIRLEGDRNYTNFILRDGKRILATKTLGDYEQLLNEFGFFRIHQSTVVNLRHVTAFHRSDNMVEMVDGTQHAVSRLRKAAFLERFI